From the Hymenobacter yonginensis genome, one window contains:
- the umuD gene encoding translesion error-prone DNA polymerase V autoproteolytic subunit, with product MCQVVIIPVLRKPAWFRFYDIRVPAGFPSPAEDHQSTKLDLNRLLLPHPDASYLVRVMGDSMTGGESGIRDGALLAVDCLLQPQPDDVVIASVAGEFTVKRLVKRRNDAWFLVPDNPSYPEIAIDAPDMFDVWGVVTHVVTETRRGRLGSHLRVS from the coding sequence ATGTGTCAGGTTGTGATTATTCCGGTGTTGCGCAAGCCCGCGTGGTTTCGCTTTTATGATATTCGGGTGCCGGCGGGCTTTCCTTCGCCGGCCGAGGACCACCAGAGCACGAAGCTGGATTTGAACCGGCTGCTGCTGCCGCACCCCGACGCCTCGTACCTGGTGCGGGTGATGGGCGACTCGATGACCGGCGGTGAGTCGGGCATCCGCGACGGGGCGCTGCTGGCCGTGGACTGTCTGCTGCAGCCCCAGCCCGACGACGTGGTGATTGCCTCGGTGGCGGGCGAGTTTACGGTCAAGCGCCTGGTGAAGCGGCGCAACGACGCCTGGTTTCTGGTGCCCGACAACCCCTCGTACCCGGAAATTGCCATCGACGCGCCCGATATGTTCGACGTGTGGGGCGTGGTGACGCACGTGGTGACCGAGACCCGGCGCGGGCGGCTGGGCAGCCATCTGCGGGTAAGCTAA
- a CDS encoding Y-family DNA polymerase: MYALVDCNNFYVSCERAFQPQLLGQPVVVLSNNDGCVISRSQEAKELGIGMGEPYFKLRELVRRHQVQVRSSNYALYGDMSGRVMHYLASVAPEVEVYSIDECFLDLHGLERYHGPLAGLAAGWREQVRRRTHIPVCIGIGPTKTLAKLANRLAKKLPALQGVLHLDSDERRRWALEQVGVEDVWGIGGQYAQKLYSQGICTAAQLAGQSETWARRNLGGVVGARLVRELQGTPCQQLALSEDGSRRRQSLACTRTFAEPLSDFATVAAAVAYFASKAAVKLRRQHSAASVLTVFLSKSRYGTEPPPHTRTAVLALPTATSDTSELLRHAKAALRRLWEPGGVYRKAGVVLDGLETAGQQQLLLFEPNEQAERRARLMAELDKLNERFGAGKVGFAAALPAKGEYVLPWVGQHQFQSPAYTTVWEDLLCIRG; the protein is encoded by the coding sequence ATGTACGCCCTCGTCGACTGCAACAACTTTTACGTGAGCTGCGAGCGGGCCTTCCAGCCGCAACTGCTGGGCCAGCCCGTGGTGGTGCTCTCCAACAACGACGGCTGCGTGATTTCCCGATCCCAGGAAGCCAAGGAGCTGGGCATTGGCATGGGCGAGCCCTACTTCAAGCTGCGCGAGCTGGTGCGCCGCCACCAGGTGCAGGTGCGCTCAAGCAACTACGCCCTCTACGGCGACATGAGCGGGCGGGTGATGCACTACCTGGCCTCGGTGGCCCCGGAAGTGGAGGTGTACTCCATCGACGAGTGCTTTCTGGATCTGCACGGGCTGGAGCGCTACCACGGCCCGCTGGCGGGGCTGGCGGCCGGCTGGCGCGAGCAGGTGCGCCGGCGCACGCACATTCCCGTCTGCATCGGCATCGGGCCCACCAAGACGCTGGCCAAGCTGGCCAACCGCCTGGCCAAGAAGCTGCCGGCGCTGCAGGGCGTGCTGCACCTGGACTCCGACGAGCGCCGGCGCTGGGCGCTGGAGCAGGTAGGAGTGGAGGACGTGTGGGGCATCGGGGGCCAGTACGCGCAGAAGCTCTACAGCCAGGGCATCTGCACGGCCGCGCAGCTGGCCGGCCAGAGCGAAACCTGGGCGCGCCGAAACCTGGGCGGGGTGGTGGGGGCGCGGCTGGTGCGCGAGCTGCAGGGCACGCCCTGCCAGCAGCTGGCCCTGAGCGAGGACGGCAGCCGGCGCCGCCAGAGTCTGGCCTGCACGCGCACGTTTGCCGAGCCGCTGAGCGACTTTGCCACCGTGGCGGCGGCCGTGGCCTACTTTGCCAGCAAGGCGGCCGTGAAGCTGCGCCGGCAGCACTCGGCGGCGAGCGTGCTCACGGTGTTTCTGAGCAAAAGCCGCTATGGCACCGAGCCGCCCCCGCACACGCGCACGGCGGTGCTGGCGCTGCCCACGGCCACCAGTGACACGAGCGAGCTGCTGCGCCACGCCAAAGCGGCGCTGCGGCGGCTCTGGGAGCCGGGCGGCGTGTACCGCAAGGCGGGCGTGGTGCTCGACGGGCTGGAGACGGCCGGCCAGCAGCAGCTCCTGCTATTTGAGCCCAACGAGCAGGCCGAGCGCCGGGCCCGGCTCATGGCCGAGCTGGATAAGCTCAACGAGCGGTTTGGGGCGGGCAAGGTGGGCTTTGCGGCGGCGCTGCCGGCGAAAGGGGAGTACGTGCTGCCCTGGGTGGGGCAGCACCAGTTCCAGAGCCCGGCCTATACGACCGTGTGGGAGGATTTGCTGTGTATTCGAGGGTAG